In one Flammeovirga yaeyamensis genomic region, the following are encoded:
- a CDS encoding arylsulfatase yields the protein MKKRTTKLICGLISLLTLLSVNVFAQEQLPRPTQEFKGKIGRTFADSKADYPQPVKAAKGAPNIILIMLDDVGFGQSSTFGGPVEMDNLDKLADEGLTYTRFHTTGMCSPTRAALLTGKNHHEAGFGVISELSTGFPGYNSIWPDDAASIAQILQGNGYSTSVFGKWHNTPTWEVTANGPFDRWPTGLGFDYFYGFNGGETSQFEPDLYRNTTPVDQPYSPEEGYHLTEDLADDAIRWMKNQKSNNPDQPFFLYFSTGAAHSPLQAPAEFIEKYKGKFDNGWDSMREETFQRQKEMGIIPENTKLTSRPDVLEAWDSYTDEEKKVYARQMEVYAGFLDHTDYYIGEVLKAAHELPGGDNTVVIYIVGDNGPSAEGSMTGTSNVYLAYNGVGGESLEDQLEEIDEWGTPSTEPHYAVPWAWAGSSPFKWMKRVPSHFGGTRNGLVISWPKGIDGAGEKRTQFHHVADITPTILDITGIEQPKRVNGFEQSEMSGVSMAYTFKEEHAKGQRLTQYFEIEGSRAIYHDGWVACAFHGVPWMLTGSKGFDDTKWELYNIEEDFSQAVDLADQYPEKLEELIAIFESEAASKDVYPMDDRFVERIVTPDRPSINNKRTKFTYYGQTERVTNNASPRTPSRTHDIDVKLTHKKTDEGVLVTDGGFECGYSLYIKDNKLYYTYNYFDRKYTNIISENKLPEGNLEIKVIYDQVSGVRGGAAKVTLMIGDKEIGSGDIPNTVPVQYSATSTFDVGTNTGSSPSQLYHGRFTYTGDLQLVEVTLK from the coding sequence ATGAAAAAAAGGACTACAAAACTAATTTGTGGGTTGATCAGTCTACTCACTTTGTTGTCGGTAAATGTTTTTGCACAGGAACAATTACCTAGACCAACTCAAGAATTTAAAGGTAAAATCGGTAGAACATTTGCCGATTCTAAAGCAGATTATCCTCAGCCAGTAAAAGCAGCGAAAGGAGCTCCAAACATTATTTTGATTATGCTTGATGATGTTGGATTCGGACAAAGTTCTACATTCGGTGGACCAGTAGAAATGGATAATTTAGACAAGTTAGCCGATGAAGGTTTAACGTATACAAGATTCCATACTACAGGTATGTGTAGCCCGACACGTGCGGCACTTTTAACTGGTAAAAACCACCACGAAGCAGGTTTTGGTGTCATCTCAGAATTGTCGACTGGTTTCCCAGGATACAATAGTATTTGGCCAGACGATGCGGCTTCTATCGCTCAGATCTTACAAGGAAATGGTTACAGCACTTCGGTATTTGGTAAGTGGCACAATACGCCAACTTGGGAGGTGACTGCCAACGGACCATTCGATCGTTGGCCTACAGGTTTAGGTTTCGATTACTTCTATGGATTTAATGGGGGAGAAACAAGTCAGTTTGAGCCAGATTTATACAGAAATACAACTCCTGTAGATCAGCCTTACAGCCCAGAAGAGGGATATCACTTAACAGAAGATTTAGCTGATGATGCCATCCGTTGGATGAAAAATCAGAAGTCGAACAACCCGGATCAACCGTTCTTCTTATACTTTTCGACAGGTGCAGCTCACTCACCTTTACAAGCGCCAGCAGAGTTTATCGAAAAATATAAAGGCAAATTCGATAATGGTTGGGATAGCATGCGAGAGGAAACATTCCAACGTCAGAAGGAAATGGGAATTATTCCAGAAAACACAAAATTAACAAGCAGACCAGATGTATTGGAAGCATGGGATTCTTATACGGATGAGGAGAAAAAAGTGTATGCTCGCCAAATGGAAGTGTATGCTGGTTTCTTAGATCATACGGACTATTATATTGGAGAAGTATTAAAGGCTGCTCATGAACTTCCAGGGGGAGATAACACAGTAGTGATTTACATTGTAGGTGATAACGGACCATCAGCAGAAGGAAGTATGACAGGTACTAGTAATGTATACTTAGCTTACAATGGTGTTGGAGGTGAATCATTAGAGGATCAATTGGAAGAAATTGATGAGTGGGGTACTCCAAGCACGGAACCTCATTACGCAGTGCCGTGGGCTTGGGCAGGTTCATCTCCATTTAAATGGATGAAACGAGTACCTTCTCACTTTGGTGGTACAAGAAACGGTTTAGTTATTTCTTGGCCTAAAGGTATCGATGGAGCAGGAGAGAAAAGAACTCAATTCCACCATGTAGCTGATATTACACCTACAATTTTAGATATTACAGGTATTGAGCAACCAAAAAGAGTAAATGGTTTTGAGCAATCAGAAATGTCGGGTGTGAGTATGGCTTACACATTCAAAGAAGAGCACGCTAAAGGACAAAGATTGACTCAATATTTTGAAATTGAAGGTTCTAGAGCTATTTATCATGATGGTTGGGTAGCCTGTGCTTTCCATGGTGTACCATGGATGTTGACAGGGTCAAAAGGTTTTGATGATACTAAATGGGAGTTATATAACATAGAAGAAGACTTCTCTCAGGCAGTAGATTTGGCAGATCAATACCCTGAGAAATTAGAAGAATTGATTGCAATTTTTGAGTCGGAAGCAGCATCAAAAGATGTTTACCCTATGGATGACCGTTTTGTCGAAAGAATTGTCACTCCCGACCGTCCGTCGATTAATAATAAGCGAACTAAATTTACTTATTATGGTCAAACGGAAAGGGTAACAAATAATGCTTCCCCAAGAACACCAAGTAGAACGCATGATATCGATGTAAAATTAACTCATAAGAAAACAGACGAAGGAGTTTTAGTAACTGATGGAGGCTTCGAGTGTGGGTATTCACTTTATATCAAGGACAATAAATTGTATTACACATATAATTACTTTGATAGAAAGTACACGAACATCATTTCTGAGAATAAACTACCTGAAGGCAATTTAGAGATCAAGGTAATTTATGATCAAGTATCAGGCGTGAGAGGTGGAGCTGCGAAAGTGACATTAATGATCGGAGATAAAGAAATTGGATCAGGTGATATACCAAACACAGTTCCAGTACAATACAGTGCAACATCTACTTTTGATGTAGGTACGAACACAGGTTCTAGTCCATCGCAATTATATCATGGACGCTTTACTTATACGGGTGATCTACAGCTAGTAGAAGTAACTCTAAAGTAA
- a CDS encoding DUF1214 domain-containing protein, translated as MKKSSLLFLLAFIFILQNSFAQSQEFEDELFEYRAIETAVWAMPFMNFKTYRDALHDNGVDYNDVAYNSKIQNWKFQTATPNNTTPYIHFYWNIQDGPIVIELPKSEDGVGVFGTIMDAWQRPIDDVGAKGRDKGNGGKYVLIPEGYNGPLIPGAYTYTQRTNNGFCVLRPIIANASEENLAKATAITKKIKVYPLSEAANPPKMNYVDVYDKMLECTPKMDESLYEEIHAFIQEEPVEDMNLAFMGILKQLGIEKNKPFQPTEKEKKLFAEAAPKALEYMINQYHRELNPWMYEGKKWSVLVPPGAFETDWTYEYPSVFDYNAKGSLYYAIITSIKNYGSATFYLDLAETTDGQWLDGSSNYKLVVPANVPVDNFWAVTTYDLETASYQREIDKATIDSNMSKVKKNKDGSTTIYFGPKAPKGKEANWLPTVEGRRFFLLFRFYGPQKGVFDGSFELNDIEKIK; from the coding sequence ATGAAAAAATCATCCTTACTCTTTTTACTTGCTTTTATTTTTATTCTTCAAAATAGCTTTGCACAAAGTCAGGAATTTGAAGATGAATTATTCGAATATAGAGCCATTGAAACGGCTGTTTGGGCAATGCCTTTTATGAATTTCAAAACCTATCGTGATGCATTACATGATAATGGTGTGGATTATAATGATGTTGCTTATAATTCTAAAATCCAGAATTGGAAGTTTCAGACCGCTACACCAAACAATACCACTCCATACATTCATTTTTATTGGAATATACAAGACGGACCTATTGTAATCGAACTTCCTAAGTCCGAAGATGGTGTAGGTGTTTTCGGGACCATCATGGATGCATGGCAAAGACCTATCGACGATGTTGGAGCAAAAGGCAGAGACAAAGGGAATGGAGGTAAATATGTCTTGATACCTGAGGGATACAATGGACCTCTTATTCCAGGAGCTTATACTTATACACAAAGAACAAACAATGGTTTTTGTGTATTAAGACCAATCATCGCAAATGCTTCAGAAGAAAATTTAGCCAAAGCAACTGCTATCACTAAGAAAATCAAAGTGTATCCACTATCTGAAGCGGCCAATCCTCCAAAGATGAATTATGTGGATGTCTATGACAAAATGTTAGAATGTACTCCAAAAATGGATGAGTCACTTTATGAGGAAATCCATGCATTCATTCAAGAAGAACCTGTAGAAGACATGAATTTAGCTTTTATGGGGATACTTAAGCAATTGGGGATTGAGAAAAACAAACCTTTCCAACCTACGGAAAAAGAAAAGAAATTATTTGCTGAAGCAGCACCAAAGGCATTAGAGTATATGATCAACCAATACCACAGGGAATTGAATCCTTGGATGTATGAAGGTAAAAAATGGAGTGTTTTAGTTCCTCCAGGTGCTTTCGAGACCGATTGGACGTATGAATACCCATCCGTTTTTGATTATAACGCAAAAGGATCTTTGTACTATGCGATTATTACAAGTATCAAAAATTATGGCTCGGCTACTTTCTACTTAGACCTTGCCGAAACGACGGATGGACAATGGTTGGATGGAAGCAGCAATTATAAATTAGTAGTCCCTGCAAATGTGCCTGTTGATAATTTCTGGGCAGTAACTACCTACGATTTAGAAACAGCATCGTATCAAAGAGAAATTGATAAAGCGACGATCGATTCTAATATGAGCAAAGTGAAGAAAAATAAAGATGGAAGTACAACTATCTATTTTGGACCAAAAGCACCAAAAGGAAAAGAAGCGAATTGGTTACCTACAGTAGAAGGAAGAAGATTCTTCTTACTATTTAGATTCTATGGTCCCCAAAAAGGAGTATTCGATGGTAGCTTTGAGTTGAATGATATTGAAAAGATCAAGTAA
- a CDS encoding acyltransferase, translated as MNDLKTSPTIDQAKPVQRIEFLDYLRVISITMVLMVHAIELFYLAVDHVSIKPGDEFWVTYMSSPLRACVPLFVMASGYLLVPVKASSKEFYTKRFTRILVPFAVWSVLYAVVPYFFGADTFAVMQTKLTTLLHNFNLESGHLWFIYMLVGVYLFLPIISPWLKSASKRFIEFYLVLWFLSSFHHYLKLAFPDGVFGEVFWNEFHSLWYFSGHLGFVVLAFYFRKFVHLNHKQSRIIGLIIFGIGYAITAILFGHFVSQTKEIYLVEMAWRFCTPNVILMTIGLFMLIRTINIKNEKVYSVVKELSRLSYGVYLSHLFFVGLSWTYIVQPLGYSTPISILLVTILTWVASNVLVKILSYLPKSKYFIG; from the coding sequence ATGAACGATCTTAAAACTTCGCCTACTATTGATCAAGCTAAACCCGTTCAACGAATAGAATTTCTTGATTATCTTAGGGTGATTTCAATTACAATGGTATTAATGGTGCATGCCATTGAATTATTCTATTTAGCAGTAGACCATGTTTCCATAAAACCTGGAGACGAATTTTGGGTGACTTATATGAGTAGCCCTCTACGAGCATGTGTTCCTTTATTTGTGATGGCTTCAGGGTATTTATTGGTTCCTGTAAAAGCATCATCAAAAGAATTTTATACCAAACGTTTTACTAGAATTCTTGTGCCTTTTGCTGTGTGGTCGGTGTTATATGCTGTAGTTCCTTATTTCTTTGGAGCCGATACTTTTGCAGTGATGCAAACAAAGTTGACGACCCTATTACATAATTTCAACTTAGAATCAGGACACCTTTGGTTTATTTATATGCTTGTGGGCGTTTATTTATTCTTGCCAATTATTTCCCCTTGGTTAAAGAGTGCCTCAAAACGTTTTATAGAATTTTATTTAGTATTATGGTTCCTATCAAGTTTCCATCATTATTTAAAATTGGCATTTCCTGATGGTGTCTTTGGTGAAGTTTTCTGGAACGAATTCCATTCACTTTGGTATTTTTCGGGTCACTTAGGCTTTGTGGTCTTGGCCTTTTATTTCCGAAAGTTTGTGCATTTAAATCATAAGCAAAGTAGAATTATAGGCTTGATCATTTTTGGGATTGGCTATGCGATTACAGCTATTTTATTTGGTCACTTTGTTTCTCAGACCAAAGAGATTTATTTAGTCGAGATGGCTTGGAGATTCTGTACACCAAACGTTATTTTGATGACGATCGGCTTATTTATGCTGATTAGAACTATCAACATAAAGAATGAAAAAGTATATAGTGTAGTAAAAGAATTATCACGATTAAGTTATGGGGTCTATCTTTCTCACTTATTCTTTGTGGGATTATCTTGGACGTACATTGTTCAGCCTTTAGGTTACTCTACTCCAATATCTATTTTATTGGTAACAATATTGACATGGGTGGCTAGTAATGTATTGGTGAAAATTCTTTCTTACTTACCAAAGAGTAAATATTTTATCGGATAG
- a CDS encoding lysophospholipid acyltransferase family protein: MKFLRATYRLFRISTCTIYYIIWGKLHSARSEDPAKVTKKMLRNWAKKCLYILNYEVKVINQGKLQPRGIIMSNHRSYVDIFILFSLYPSSIVAKSAVGKWPGLRSAVKLADMILVDRGNHNSRLNTMKEIKARVENEKRVVLFPEGGIGDSYYPQKFKGGSFLIASQLNAPITPITLWYEDQNDAWMGSISFVRHFYQQMGKKKSFATIKVQPPVQNDDHKALSNEVYDVIYQSVSDFDHLQKDNKQIA, encoded by the coding sequence ATGAAATTTTTACGAGCAACTTATAGACTTTTTCGTATTTCAACCTGTACGATTTATTATATTATTTGGGGAAAATTACATTCTGCTAGAAGTGAAGATCCCGCTAAGGTGACCAAAAAAATGCTTAGAAATTGGGCGAAGAAATGCCTATACATTCTAAACTACGAGGTAAAAGTAATTAACCAAGGCAAGCTTCAGCCAAGAGGCATAATCATGTCGAACCATAGAAGTTATGTCGATATTTTTATACTTTTTTCTTTGTATCCATCAAGTATTGTGGCAAAGAGTGCAGTAGGAAAATGGCCTGGCCTGCGTTCTGCGGTAAAATTGGCCGATATGATTCTGGTCGATAGAGGTAACCATAACTCTCGACTGAATACCATGAAGGAAATCAAGGCAAGAGTAGAAAATGAGAAGCGTGTGGTATTATTCCCGGAAGGAGGGATAGGCGATAGTTATTACCCTCAAAAGTTTAAAGGAGGGAGTTTCCTTATTGCCTCTCAACTAAACGCTCCCATAACACCGATTACACTTTGGTACGAAGATCAAAATGATGCCTGGATGGGAAGTATTAGTTTTGTTAGACATTTTTATCAGCAAATGGGCAAAAAGAAAAGCTTTGCCACCATCAAAGTACAGCCTCCTGTACAAAATGATGATCACAAAGCTTTATCGAATGAGGTATATGATGTGATTTATCAGTCGGTAAGTGATTTTGATCATCTTCAAAAAGACAACAAACAGATTGCTTGA
- a CDS encoding DUF1254 domain-containing protein: MFNYKHLLSILLMGTIFSSCEQSTNDQSNDKAVQTPKMKMTTQIPSGIESPNTIITETLGELSFFDGVPKPKTADKVYDYLDLVNAVDAYTKGIHIASMEAMKRGILEYGPANQTVLIFEELMDSKSFFLTANTTSVYMCSWLELGDEPMVIETPPDVLGIIDDHYFKYVADFGRLGPDKSKGGKFLILPPGYKGDVPKGYFVKQAETYGHWVIWRGFQKNGDPQPAVQATKKTFKVYPLSQKDNQPKMNFVNVSGKEINTIHRMDERIYEEINAVVQSEPTAAENPELLGTLAAIGIEKGKPFNPDPRMQAILKEASKLGSAIVRTQMAKPRSEYLYKFKGTQWLNPLAYKSYLFEHNGVRLLDARSAFHFYATGITPAMSMKIIGKGSQYAIAYSDKDGNTFDGSKTYKFHIPANPPMKDFWSFTIYDNQTRSMLQTDQRFPGIDNNKKGLVQNEDGSWDIYIGPKAPKGMENNWIQTVPGKGWNTIFRLYGPLEPWFDGEWYPSDAVLVE; encoded by the coding sequence ATGTTTAACTACAAACACCTGTTATCCATCTTATTGATGGGAACTATTTTCTCAAGTTGCGAACAGTCTACAAACGATCAATCAAATGATAAAGCTGTTCAAACTCCCAAAATGAAAATGACGACTCAGATTCCATCAGGAATTGAAAGTCCGAATACAATTATAACTGAAACTCTAGGAGAATTATCGTTCTTCGATGGAGTACCTAAACCAAAAACAGCAGACAAAGTCTATGATTACCTAGATTTAGTCAACGCAGTCGATGCCTACACAAAAGGCATTCACATTGCTTCTATGGAAGCCATGAAACGTGGTATTCTAGAGTATGGTCCAGCCAACCAAACCGTCCTTATTTTTGAGGAATTAATGGATTCTAAATCTTTTTTCCTTACTGCAAATACCACTTCAGTATACATGTGTTCTTGGTTGGAACTAGGAGATGAACCTATGGTGATTGAAACTCCTCCAGATGTTTTGGGTATTATTGATGATCACTATTTTAAATATGTAGCCGACTTCGGCCGTCTTGGTCCAGATAAATCTAAGGGTGGCAAGTTCTTGATTTTACCTCCGGGTTATAAAGGTGATGTACCTAAAGGATATTTTGTAAAACAAGCAGAAACATATGGTCATTGGGTCATTTGGAGAGGATTCCAAAAAAATGGAGACCCACAACCTGCTGTACAAGCGACTAAAAAGACTTTTAAAGTATATCCATTATCTCAAAAGGATAATCAACCAAAAATGAATTTTGTGAATGTTTCTGGCAAAGAAATCAATACAATTCACAGAATGGATGAAAGAATCTATGAAGAGATTAATGCAGTAGTTCAATCTGAACCAACAGCTGCTGAAAATCCTGAACTATTAGGTACTCTTGCTGCAATAGGAATTGAAAAGGGCAAACCTTTCAATCCTGATCCAAGAATGCAAGCGATCTTAAAAGAAGCCTCAAAATTAGGTAGTGCCATTGTTAGAACACAAATGGCAAAACCTAGAAGCGAATATTTATACAAGTTTAAAGGAACACAATGGTTAAATCCATTGGCTTATAAGAGTTACTTATTCGAACATAATGGAGTTCGATTATTAGATGCAAGAAGTGCTTTCCACTTTTATGCAACGGGTATTACTCCTGCCATGTCGATGAAAATTATTGGTAAAGGGTCGCAATATGCTATTGCTTATTCAGATAAAGATGGAAATACTTTTGATGGAAGCAAAACGTATAAATTCCACATCCCTGCCAATCCTCCAATGAAAGACTTCTGGTCGTTTACCATCTACGATAATCAAACACGTTCGATGTTGCAAACCGATCAAAGATTCCCTGGCATTGACAATAATAAAAAGGGGTTGGTTCAAAATGAAGATGGTAGCTGGGACATTTACATTGGTCCAAAAGCACCAAAAGGTATGGAAAACAACTGGATACAAACTGTTCCAGGTAAAGGTTGGAATACCATCTTTAGATTATATGGTCCTTTAGAACCTTGGTTTGATGGAGAGTGGTATCCTTCGGATGCTGTTTTGGTAGAGTAG
- a CDS encoding TonB-dependent receptor, with protein sequence MKTQFLGALLLILSITSLHAQNLVIKGLVQDDLSKDPLIGAVVVNQKNNNYTVTDAKGNYTLEVDYEDIILIKMLGYTTLSIKAKEVGETISMQQDDYVLNQVIVSASRDAQKREEAPMAITSIGATMLEESKVQSLEQVINKVAGVVMADLGSEQHMMAIRQPMSTKSLFLYMEDGLPIRPTGIFNHNALNEMNMAVAQNIEVIRGPASALYGSEAIGGAINIITKTPSLVPTAKVQLRGDSYGYQRIDAVVEGSTNDGKLGVSVGGYSAKRENGYLDHSDFDKTILSAVLQYQVNESLKLTSNTTYMKYYSDMGSSLDSTSFYDRDFTSLHNFTKREIELWRSTFTVDKVWSENSKTVAKAFFRTNTLGQIPSYRIKNDWGNPAVAKGEVNESSFQSYGGVIQHNQKIPSLKTTIRIGASIDYSPTAFWANYIDVDRDETGRYVGYTETDSVLSDYQTNLLNTGLYAQVEVNPVDRLFITAGVRSDHFKYDYKNNLDENAFSGAPNSINYFNAVTPRIGATYTLLNGLGFYANYSVGFMPPQVSELYRGVKVPTLEPSYYNNAEVGSWYELPKGLGYLELAYYNMNGENEIVSVLQDDGSYENENAGSTNHEGVEAALHFKPIAQLFLRVGGSYAEHTFEQFDTGTEDLSGNTMANAPNWVANMELTYKPKFLKGFRAALEFQKVSEYYMDNQNTKKYEGYHLFNLRFGYQFKGFDTWVNIMNVTDELYATRVSKSAWGENYNLGAPRTFQIGIGYTISKNK encoded by the coding sequence ATGAAAACGCAATTTTTAGGTGCTCTTCTTTTGATTTTGAGCATCACTTCTCTTCATGCCCAAAATTTAGTCATCAAAGGTTTAGTACAAGATGATTTATCAAAAGATCCTTTGATAGGTGCGGTAGTGGTTAATCAGAAAAACAATAATTATACAGTCACTGATGCCAAAGGAAATTATACTTTGGAAGTAGATTATGAGGATATCATTCTTATTAAAATGCTTGGCTATACCACCCTTTCAATCAAAGCAAAAGAGGTGGGTGAAACGATTTCAATGCAGCAAGATGATTATGTATTGAATCAAGTGATTGTTTCTGCAAGTAGAGATGCCCAAAAGAGGGAGGAAGCACCCATGGCCATCACTTCTATTGGAGCAACAATGTTGGAAGAATCAAAAGTACAATCCTTAGAACAAGTCATCAATAAAGTGGCAGGTGTTGTGATGGCTGACCTTGGTAGCGAACAACACATGATGGCTATTCGACAACCGATGTCGACCAAGAGTTTGTTCTTGTATATGGAAGATGGACTTCCGATTCGTCCAACAGGTATTTTTAACCACAATGCTTTGAATGAGATGAACATGGCAGTTGCTCAAAATATTGAAGTGATTCGAGGTCCAGCTTCCGCTTTGTATGGGTCTGAAGCCATTGGTGGAGCAATCAATATTATTACAAAAACACCTTCTTTAGTCCCGACAGCTAAGGTGCAGTTAAGAGGAGATTCTTATGGATATCAAAGAATTGATGCCGTAGTAGAAGGATCAACTAACGATGGAAAGTTAGGTGTTAGTGTAGGTGGATATTCTGCAAAAAGAGAAAATGGGTATTTAGATCATAGTGATTTTGATAAAACAATTCTTTCAGCTGTGCTTCAATATCAAGTGAATGAAAGCTTAAAATTAACATCAAATACTACTTACATGAAGTATTATTCTGATATGGGTTCTTCTTTGGATAGTACCTCATTTTATGATAGAGACTTTACGTCACTTCATAACTTCACTAAAAGAGAAATCGAACTTTGGAGGTCAACATTTACAGTAGATAAGGTGTGGAGTGAAAATAGTAAAACTGTAGCAAAAGCCTTCTTTAGAACCAATACTTTAGGACAGATTCCGAGTTATAGAATCAAGAATGATTGGGGAAATCCTGCAGTGGCAAAAGGTGAAGTAAATGAGAGTTCTTTCCAAAGTTATGGCGGAGTGATTCAACATAATCAGAAAATTCCTTCTTTGAAAACAACCATTAGAATTGGGGCAAGTATCGATTATAGTCCAACGGCATTCTGGGCCAATTATATTGATGTTGATCGAGATGAAACAGGTCGTTATGTGGGTTATACTGAAACAGATTCGGTATTATCAGATTATCAAACCAACTTATTAAATACGGGTTTGTATGCTCAAGTTGAGGTGAACCCTGTAGATCGTTTATTTATTACTGCTGGAGTTCGTTCGGATCACTTTAAGTACGATTATAAGAACAATTTAGACGAGAACGCTTTTTCAGGAGCGCCTAATTCCATCAACTATTTTAATGCAGTGACTCCAAGAATTGGAGCGACCTATACCTTGTTAAACGGGTTAGGATTTTATGCGAACTATAGTGTTGGTTTCATGCCTCCTCAAGTATCAGAATTATATAGGGGAGTGAAAGTACCTACTTTAGAACCATCATATTATAACAATGCAGAAGTAGGGTCTTGGTATGAATTACCAAAAGGTTTGGGTTACCTAGAATTAGCATATTACAACATGAATGGGGAAAACGAAATCGTTTCTGTGTTGCAAGACGACGGTTCTTATGAGAACGAAAATGCAGGATCTACTAATCATGAAGGAGTTGAAGCGGCCTTGCATTTCAAACCAATTGCACAGCTTTTCTTAAGAGTAGGAGGAAGTTATGCAGAACATACTTTTGAGCAGTTTGATACTGGAACTGAAGACCTTTCAGGGAATACGATGGCCAATGCACCAAATTGGGTAGCAAATATGGAATTGACCTACAAACCTAAATTCTTAAAAGGATTTAGAGCTGCATTGGAATTCCAAAAAGTGAGTGAGTATTACATGGATAATCAAAATACCAAAAAATATGAGGGCTACCATTTGTTTAATTTACGTTTCGGGTATCAGTTTAAAGGATTCGATACTTGGGTAAATATCATGAATGTAACAGACGAGTTGTATGCCACAAGAGTATCAAAATCTGCTTGGGGAGAAAATTACAACTTAGGTGCACCTCGTACTTTTCAAATTGGTATCGGATATACAATTAGCAAAAACAAATAA
- a CDS encoding helix-turn-helix domain-containing protein, which produces MHIYEGNDISPQTVYKHLSDIYGGNWDGESMIIKNDKIDCKADYFNYPNDIIVGLIKLKCTEKLAFQSTGSDKENYLTIRIGYQAKFDEDSSLKAAVNKGIFIYDVNFLYDNQLQPNVWYEWFAVKCPIDFLKTWFIEDVYFETFKKRVLNSYIYFSSIPEIDTIVRELTFFNDDQKLKKTIFLSRLFEILGRLFTALSDQKVDEIDDIKLHPEDYKNMLDVREYILEDFSKKPKLEEIAKHFHLSVSKLRRDFSTVYSTTVMKFFDQHRLLEAYQQIKYSDKSITEISMDLGFVSVAHFGTAFKKEYQITPNQLRNKEVAP; this is translated from the coding sequence ATGCATATATACGAAGGAAATGATATTTCTCCACAAACTGTTTATAAACATCTAAGTGATATTTATGGTGGAAATTGGGATGGTGAATCTATGATTATCAAGAATGATAAAATAGATTGCAAGGCCGACTATTTTAATTACCCCAATGATATCATAGTAGGCTTAATTAAACTGAAATGTACGGAAAAGCTTGCTTTTCAAAGTACAGGAAGTGATAAGGAAAACTATCTAACTATACGTATTGGATATCAAGCAAAATTTGACGAAGACAGTAGTTTGAAAGCAGCTGTAAATAAGGGAATCTTTATTTATGATGTGAATTTCTTGTACGATAATCAATTACAACCCAATGTGTGGTACGAGTGGTTCGCCGTAAAGTGTCCTATTGATTTTCTGAAAACATGGTTCATAGAGGACGTCTACTTTGAGACTTTCAAAAAAAGAGTACTTAATAGCTATATATATTTTTCTTCTATCCCAGAAATTGATACCATCGTTCGTGAACTCACTTTTTTTAATGATGATCAGAAATTAAAGAAGACCATATTCTTATCCAGGTTATTTGAAATTTTGGGCCGATTATTTACTGCTTTATCGGATCAAAAAGTTGATGAGATTGACGATATTAAACTTCACCCTGAAGATTATAAAAACATGTTGGATGTAAGAGAATATATTCTCGAAGACTTCAGTAAAAAGCCTAAATTAGAAGAAATTGCAAAGCATTTTCACTTGAGTGTATCAAAATTGAGAAGAGATTTTTCTACTGTATATTCTACCACAGTGATGAAATTTTTCGATCAACATCGTTTACTGGAAGCCTATCAACAAATTAAATATTCTGATAAAAGTATCACAGAAATAAGTATGGATTTGGGTTTTGTATCAGTGGCTCATTTTGGCACTGCTTTCAAAAAAGAATATCAGATTACTCCAAATCAGTTGAGAAATAAAGAGGTTGCCCCATAA